The Klebsiella sp. RHBSTW-00484 genome includes a window with the following:
- a CDS encoding arginase family protein has translation MTHSTHDNLRLIFPQWQGGNNAPYYFGSQLLAWLAPASQGPVAEVAVTPPSDKPLVNENGIVGRRQVVAQLRDAQEKIAAHRPQTIVTLGGDCLVSLAPFAYLTEKYGDKLGILWIDSHPDVMTPAQYPHSHAHVLGALMGVGDNELTRDVKTPLSPLKAMIAGIHSPLEYEAQFLADHAIATCDPQAVRDGAQAVSDWITREGIEYLAVHLDLDVLNPELFRSVLFARPGRGEHDFGDVAEGKLTMPEVVTLVNQACALAAPVGLTVAEHLPWDAINLKQMLAELPLLK, from the coding sequence ATGACTCACTCAACTCACGATAATCTCCGTCTGATCTTCCCGCAATGGCAAGGCGGCAACAACGCGCCCTACTATTTTGGTTCCCAGCTTCTTGCCTGGCTGGCTCCCGCATCGCAGGGGCCGGTTGCTGAAGTCGCCGTCACGCCGCCATCCGATAAACCGCTGGTGAATGAAAACGGGATTGTGGGACGTCGCCAGGTTGTTGCCCAGTTGCGTGATGCGCAGGAGAAAATCGCCGCGCACCGTCCACAAACCATTGTGACGCTGGGTGGCGATTGTCTGGTCTCACTGGCGCCGTTCGCTTATCTCACTGAGAAATATGGCGATAAACTTGGCATCCTGTGGATTGACTCGCACCCGGACGTGATGACCCCGGCACAATATCCGCACTCTCATGCTCACGTTCTTGGCGCGCTGATGGGCGTGGGCGACAACGAGCTGACTCGCGACGTTAAAACGCCTCTATCGCCGCTTAAGGCGATGATTGCCGGTATTCACAGCCCGCTGGAATATGAAGCACAGTTTCTTGCCGACCACGCTATCGCGACCTGCGATCCGCAAGCGGTGAGAGACGGCGCTCAGGCGGTAAGTGACTGGATAACCCGCGAAGGTATTGAATATCTGGCTGTCCATCTTGACCTTGATGTGCTTAACCCCGAGCTATTCCGCTCGGTGCTCTTCGCCAGACCGGGACGCGGGGAACACGATTTTGGTGATGTGGCTGAGGGTAAACTGACAATGCCCGAGGTGGTTACCTTAGTTAATCAGGCCTGCGCGCTGGCCGCTCCTGTAGGGCTTACCGTCGCGGA